A stretch of the Streptomyces sp. WMMB303 genome encodes the following:
- a CDS encoding glutamate-1-semialdehyde 2,1-aminomutase has protein sequence MDTEGFFLPRSRAANERLHALIPGGAHTYAKGDDQYPAGLAPVISHGRGAHVWDLDGNRYIEYGSGLRSVSLGHTHPRVLEAVRRELDRGSNFARPSVVEIEAAERFLATVPTAEMVKFAKNGSDATTAAVRLARAATGRSRVARCGDHPFFSVDDWFIGTTPMSAGVPAATAELTLTFPYGDLAATQELLTRYRDEVACLILEPASHSEPPPGYLAGLRELADRHGCVLVFDEMITGFRWSEAGAQGLYGVVPDLSTFGKALGNGFAVSALAGRRELMEQGGLRHPGDRVFLLSTTHGAETHSLSAAQAVLTTYVEEGITAQLHALGAQLAAGVREAAVSTGVGDHLVVRGRASNLVFATLDENGQPSQEYRTLFLRHLLAGGVLAPSFVVSSALDEADIDRTVEVVAGACAVYRKALDVADPTPWLGGRPVQPVFRRSS, from the coding sequence GTGGATACCGAAGGGTTCTTCCTCCCCCGGTCGCGGGCGGCGAACGAGCGGCTGCACGCCCTGATCCCCGGCGGCGCGCACACCTACGCCAAGGGCGACGACCAGTACCCCGCCGGCCTGGCCCCGGTCATCAGCCACGGTCGCGGTGCCCACGTGTGGGACCTGGACGGCAATCGCTACATCGAGTACGGCTCCGGCCTGCGCTCGGTCAGCCTCGGTCATACTCATCCGCGCGTGCTGGAGGCGGTGCGGCGGGAACTCGACCGCGGAAGCAACTTCGCCCGGCCCTCCGTCGTGGAAATCGAAGCGGCGGAGCGCTTCCTGGCCACGGTGCCGACCGCCGAGATGGTGAAGTTCGCCAAGAACGGCTCCGACGCCACCACGGCCGCGGTCCGCCTCGCCCGCGCCGCCACCGGGCGCTCGCGGGTGGCCCGCTGCGGCGACCACCCGTTCTTCTCCGTCGACGACTGGTTCATCGGCACGACGCCGATGTCCGCCGGTGTTCCGGCGGCGACCGCCGAACTCACCCTGACGTTCCCCTACGGCGACCTGGCCGCCACCCAGGAGTTGCTCACCCGGTACCGGGACGAGGTCGCCTGCCTGATCCTCGAACCCGCCTCCCACAGCGAGCCGCCGCCCGGATACCTCGCAGGTCTGCGCGAGCTGGCCGACCGGCACGGCTGCGTCCTGGTCTTCGACGAGATGATCACCGGCTTCCGCTGGTCCGAGGCGGGAGCCCAGGGCCTGTACGGCGTGGTCCCCGACCTCTCCACGTTCGGCAAGGCGCTGGGCAACGGGTTCGCGGTCTCGGCGCTGGCCGGGCGCCGAGAGCTGATGGAGCAGGGCGGGCTGCGGCACCCCGGCGACCGCGTGTTCCTGCTGTCCACCACGCACGGTGCGGAGACGCATTCCCTGTCCGCCGCGCAGGCCGTGCTCACCACCTACGTCGAAGAAGGCATCACCGCACAGCTGCACGCCCTCGGTGCGCAGTTGGCCGCCGGTGTCCGCGAGGCCGCCGTGAGCACGGGTGTGGGGGACCACCTCGTCGTCCGAGGCCGGGCCAGCAACCTGGTGTTCGCCACCCTGGACGAGAACGGGCAGCCCTCCCAGGAGTACCGCACCCTCTTCCTGCGCCACCTGCTCGCGGGTGGGGTGCTGGCTCCGTCGTTCGTGGTGAGCAGTGCGCTCGACGAGGCCGACATCGACCGCACCGTCGAAGTGGTGGCCGGGGCCTGCGCGGTGTACCGGAAGGCGCTCGACGTCGCCGACCCCACCCCCTGGCTGGGCGGACGGCCCGTGCAGCCTGTGTTCCGCCGCTCGTCTTGA
- the rfbC gene encoding dTDP-4-dehydrorhamnose 3,5-epimerase encodes MKATQIPTLAGAYLFEPTPYADERGFFCRTFDADVIGSVGLDPGAFVQDSVSRSARGVLRGLHLRSGDGEAKLVRCSYGQIFDVVVDLRPHSPTYRNVASFELSGETQTTLYIPAGCAHGFQALTGTADTTYRIDRLHDPAEDVTIAFDDPELAIGWPLPVTSMSRRDREAPSLAEVLKQLGR; translated from the coding sequence ATGAAGGCGACCCAGATCCCGACGCTCGCCGGCGCATACCTGTTCGAGCCCACGCCGTACGCCGACGAACGCGGCTTCTTCTGCCGCACCTTCGACGCCGATGTGATCGGCTCGGTCGGCCTCGACCCGGGCGCCTTCGTCCAGGACAGCGTGTCCCGCTCGGCGCGGGGCGTGCTGCGCGGCCTGCACCTGCGCTCCGGCGACGGCGAGGCCAAGCTGGTGCGGTGCTCGTACGGGCAGATCTTCGACGTCGTCGTGGACCTGCGGCCGCACTCGCCGACCTACCGCAACGTGGCCTCCTTCGAGTTGTCGGGTGAGACGCAGACGACCCTCTACATCCCGGCGGGATGCGCGCACGGCTTCCAGGCACTGACCGGCACCGCCGACACCACCTACCGGATCGACCGCCTGCACGATCCGGCGGAGGACGTGACGATCGCCTTCGACGATCCGGAACTCGCCATCGGCTGGCCGCTGCCGGTCACATCGATGTCCCGGCGGGACCGGGAGGCGCCGAGCCTCGCCGAGGTCCTGAAGCAGCTCGGGAGGTGA
- a CDS encoding polysaccharide pyruvyl transferase family protein, producing the protein MTFPPRVGLFGLLGSGNLGNDGSLEAVLGYLRAEHQGAVVDALCGGPEAVAARYGIPATRLHWYRGEYRTASRVGSIAGKGVGKLVDAVRTAAWVRRHDVVIVPGMGVLEATLPLRPWGFPYALFLLCASGRLFGTKVALVGVGAAAIGDRATRILVRRSARLAAYRSYRDPLSRDAMREMGVDTARDAVHPDLAFALPAPPAGRDSGPPGPVCVGVMDFHGGNDDRARAGEIHRRYLDGTTRFVRTLVEEGRPVRLLTGDGCDARVVDTILEAVDSPLVSAAEATSLADLMEEAAAADTVVATRYHNLVCALKAGTPTLALSYAAKSDALMARMGLGPYCHPAREIDVDRLLEQFRALEQRSAPLRRILAERNRLAARQLQDQFGALTAALFPADDHHPHARTRQETP; encoded by the coding sequence ATGACATTTCCCCCACGTGTCGGGCTGTTCGGGCTGCTCGGCTCCGGCAACCTGGGCAACGACGGATCGCTGGAGGCCGTGCTCGGCTACCTGCGCGCCGAACATCAGGGGGCGGTCGTGGACGCGCTGTGCGGCGGGCCGGAGGCCGTCGCGGCCCGGTACGGGATTCCCGCGACGCGGCTGCACTGGTACCGCGGGGAGTACCGGACCGCGTCCCGGGTGGGCTCGATCGCCGGCAAGGGAGTGGGCAAGCTCGTCGACGCGGTCCGCACCGCCGCCTGGGTACGCCGGCACGACGTGGTGATCGTGCCGGGCATGGGCGTTCTTGAGGCCACGCTGCCGCTGCGGCCGTGGGGCTTCCCCTATGCGCTCTTCCTGCTCTGCGCCTCCGGCCGGCTGTTCGGCACCAAGGTCGCGCTGGTCGGTGTCGGCGCCGCCGCGATCGGCGACCGGGCGACCCGCATTCTGGTGCGCCGCTCCGCGCGGCTGGCCGCCTACCGGTCCTACCGGGATCCGCTGTCCCGTGACGCGATGCGGGAGATGGGCGTGGACACCGCGCGCGACGCGGTCCACCCGGACCTCGCGTTCGCCCTCCCGGCCCCACCGGCCGGGCGGGACTCCGGCCCGCCCGGCCCGGTCTGCGTCGGTGTCATGGACTTCCACGGCGGCAACGACGACCGCGCCCGTGCCGGGGAGATCCACCGCCGCTACCTCGACGGAACAACCCGGTTCGTGCGCACGCTCGTCGAGGAGGGCAGGCCGGTCCGGCTGCTCACCGGCGACGGGTGCGACGCCCGCGTGGTCGATACGATCCTCGAAGCGGTGGACTCGCCGCTGGTCAGTGCCGCGGAGGCGACGTCGCTGGCCGACCTGATGGAGGAAGCCGCGGCCGCCGACACCGTGGTGGCGACCCGGTACCACAACCTGGTCTGCGCGCTGAAGGCCGGCACCCCGACGCTCGCTCTCAGCTATGCGGCCAAGAGTGACGCGCTCATGGCACGAATGGGGCTGGGCCCATACTGCCACCCGGCCCGCGAAATCGACGTCGACCGGCTGCTGGAGCAGTTCCGCGCGCTGGAGCAGCGATCGGCGCCGCTGCGCCGGATCCTCGCCGAACGCAACCGGCTCGCAGCCCGGCAACTGCAGGACCAGTTCGGTGCCCTGACGGCCGCCCTGTTCCCGGCGGACGACCACCACCCGCACGCCCGCACCCGGCAGGAGACTCCATGA
- a CDS encoding glycosyltransferase family 2 protein encodes MTAHPRLSIGLPVYNGEEYLAEALDALLGQTFEDFELVVSDNASTDGTEHICRKYAAQDSRIRYLRLRRNIGAAPNHNHVFTECRGELFKWASHDDLYGRDLLRRCVEALDARPDVVLAHSGQAVIDGEGQVKVPYEYGLATDSPHAPERFRSFLFEPGGDDFYGVMRTAMLRRVKPHDSYHHADRTFVAEIVLHGPFHQVPELLYFRRDHPTRAERANPSKRSRCVNLDPRRAGRLHPTPRLLAEYVGGFASAIRRAPLSAADRRACYRHLAAWLADRVRPGAGERIEDRAPVDPAGLTVSVDDLVAGREGRRR; translated from the coding sequence ATGACCGCGCATCCCCGACTGAGTATCGGCCTGCCCGTGTACAACGGCGAGGAATACCTCGCCGAAGCGCTCGACGCGCTGCTCGGCCAGACCTTTGAGGACTTCGAACTGGTCGTCTCCGACAATGCCTCGACCGACGGGACCGAGCACATCTGCCGCAAGTACGCCGCGCAGGACTCACGCATCCGCTACCTCCGGCTGCGCCGGAACATCGGTGCCGCGCCGAACCACAACCACGTCTTCACCGAGTGCCGCGGCGAGCTGTTCAAGTGGGCCTCGCACGACGACCTCTATGGCCGTGACCTGCTGCGGCGTTGTGTCGAGGCGTTGGACGCGCGGCCGGACGTGGTCCTCGCGCACTCCGGTCAGGCGGTCATCGACGGCGAAGGACAGGTGAAGGTCCCCTACGAGTACGGGCTCGCCACCGACTCGCCCCACGCACCGGAGCGCTTCCGCAGTTTCCTGTTCGAACCCGGTGGCGACGACTTCTACGGAGTGATGCGCACCGCCATGCTGCGCCGCGTCAAGCCGCACGACAGCTATCACCACGCGGACCGGACGTTCGTCGCCGAGATCGTCCTGCACGGCCCCTTCCACCAGGTGCCGGAACTCCTCTACTTCCGCCGCGACCACCCCACCCGCGCCGAGCGCGCGAACCCCTCCAAGCGCTCCCGGTGCGTCAACCTGGACCCGCGCCGGGCGGGCCGGCTGCATCCGACGCCACGGCTGCTTGCCGAGTACGTCGGGGGCTTCGCCTCGGCGATCCGGCGGGCGCCGCTGTCCGCGGCCGACCGACGCGCCTGTTACCGGCACCTGGCCGCGTGGCTGGCCGACCGGGTACGGCCGGGCGCCGGCGAGCGGATCGAGGACCGCGCCCCGGTCGACCCGGCCGGTCTCACCGTCTCCGTCGACGACCTCGTCGCGGGCCGCGAGGGACGACGGAGATGA
- a CDS encoding DUF4910 domain-containing protein: MTAGEAMYALVERLYPLCRSITGDGVRATLEIVGEYLPLQVHEVPTGTRVLDWTVPQEWNIREAYIADSTGRRVVDFADSSLHVLGYSVPVSATMPLAELRAHLHTLPDHPSWVPYRTSYYAPEWGFCLAQDTLDALPDGMYEVRIDSALTDGHLTYAEHVVPGQVADEVLVSCHACHPSLANDNLAGIAVATFLARALAERTPWYTYRFLFAPGTIGALTWLARNPGRVTGEPAARAEPGAGGRVEHGLVLACAGDRGGLTYKQSRRGDAEIDRVLRHVLRTSERPHRIVEFTPYGYDERQFCSPGFDLGVGSLCRTPYAGYPEYHTSADNLDFVTPEAMADTLAVCREACGVLDRNRRYVNLSPYGEPQLGRRGLYDSLGGRSDAKQAQLAMLWVLSLSDGEHDLLDITERSGLPFDTLAAAADALRDAGLITA; this comes from the coding sequence ATGACCGCCGGCGAGGCGATGTACGCCCTGGTGGAGCGGCTGTACCCGCTCTGCCGGAGCATCACGGGCGACGGCGTGCGCGCCACCCTGGAGATCGTCGGCGAGTACCTCCCGCTGCAGGTGCACGAGGTGCCGACCGGGACCCGGGTCCTGGACTGGACGGTGCCGCAGGAGTGGAACATCCGGGAGGCGTACATCGCCGACAGCACGGGCCGCCGGGTCGTCGACTTCGCCGACTCCAGCCTGCACGTGCTCGGCTACAGCGTGCCGGTGTCGGCGACCATGCCGCTGGCCGAACTGCGCGCACACCTGCACACGCTGCCCGACCACCCGTCCTGGGTGCCCTACCGCACCAGCTACTACGCGCCCGAATGGGGGTTCTGCCTGGCCCAGGACACCTTGGACGCCCTGCCGGACGGCATGTACGAGGTGCGCATCGACTCCGCACTCACCGACGGCCACCTCACCTACGCCGAGCACGTCGTCCCGGGGCAGGTCGCCGACGAGGTGCTCGTCTCCTGTCACGCCTGCCACCCGTCGCTGGCCAACGACAACCTGGCCGGCATCGCGGTGGCGACGTTCCTGGCCCGCGCACTGGCGGAGCGCACGCCGTGGTACACCTACCGGTTCCTGTTCGCGCCCGGCACCATCGGTGCGCTCACCTGGCTGGCCCGCAACCCCGGCCGGGTGACGGGGGAGCCCGCCGCCCGAGCCGAGCCGGGAGCCGGGGGACGGGTCGAGCACGGGCTGGTGCTGGCCTGCGCGGGCGACCGGGGCGGACTGACGTACAAGCAGAGCAGGCGCGGGGACGCGGAGATCGACCGGGTGCTGCGGCACGTGCTGCGCACCTCCGAGCGCCCCCACCGGATCGTGGAGTTCACCCCCTACGGCTACGACGAGCGGCAGTTCTGTTCACCCGGATTCGACCTCGGCGTGGGCTCGCTCTGCCGGACCCCGTACGCCGGGTATCCCGAGTACCACACCTCGGCGGACAACCTGGACTTCGTCACCCCGGAGGCGATGGCCGACACGCTCGCCGTCTGCCGCGAGGCATGCGGCGTGCTGGACCGCAACCGGCGCTACGTCAACCTCAGCCCCTACGGCGAACCCCAACTGGGCCGCCGGGGGCTGTACGACTCGCTCGGCGGCCGCAGCGACGCCAAGCAGGCCCAGCTCGCCATGCTCTGGGTGCTCAGCCTCTCCGACGGCGAGCACGACCTGCTGGACATCACCGAGCGGTCCGGGCTGCCGTTCGACACCCTCGCCGCCGCGGCCGACGCACTGCGCGACGCAGGGCTGATCACAGCATGA
- a CDS encoding SDR family oxidoreductase: MRVLLTGHQGYLGTVMAPVLADAGHEVVGLDAALFADCVLGPPPADPPGAGGEVDLRDVTAEHVAGVDAVIHLAALSNDPLGALAPELTYDINHCAAVRLARLAREAGVRRFLYASTCSVYGAAGGGELVAEDAPLRPVTPYAESKVRVEDDLHALADDDFSPVYMRNATAFGYSPRLRADIVLNNLVGHALLSGEVLVLSDGTPWRPLVHAADIARAFAAALTAPREAMHDRAFNIGSETNNVTVAEIAEEVAAAVPGSRVVITGETGADPRSYRVDFSRFRAAVPGFDCAWTVQRGALELADAYREHGLTRQDFENRFTRLAVLRAASEAGVVDETLRRRR; this comes from the coding sequence TTGCGTGTGCTGCTGACCGGACACCAGGGCTACCTGGGCACCGTGATGGCCCCGGTCCTCGCCGACGCCGGGCACGAGGTCGTCGGTCTCGACGCCGCCCTGTTCGCCGACTGCGTGCTGGGCCCACCGCCCGCCGATCCGCCGGGGGCCGGGGGAGAGGTCGACCTGCGCGATGTCACGGCCGAACACGTGGCCGGGGTCGATGCGGTGATCCATCTGGCCGCGCTGTCCAACGATCCGCTGGGCGCGCTGGCGCCGGAGCTGACCTACGACATCAACCACTGTGCTGCGGTGCGGCTGGCCCGGCTGGCCCGCGAGGCCGGGGTGCGGCGCTTCCTGTACGCGTCGACCTGCTCGGTCTACGGCGCCGCCGGCGGCGGCGAACTGGTGGCCGAGGACGCCCCGCTGCGCCCGGTGACCCCCTACGCCGAGTCCAAGGTGCGGGTGGAGGACGACCTGCACGCGCTGGCCGACGACGACTTCAGCCCGGTGTACATGCGCAACGCCACCGCCTTCGGCTACTCGCCCCGGCTGCGCGCCGACATCGTGCTCAACAACCTGGTGGGCCACGCGCTGCTGTCCGGCGAGGTACTGGTGCTCTCCGACGGCACGCCCTGGCGCCCGCTCGTGCACGCCGCCGACATCGCCCGGGCCTTCGCGGCGGCACTGACCGCGCCGCGGGAGGCGATGCACGACCGGGCCTTCAACATCGGCAGCGAGACCAACAACGTCACGGTCGCCGAGATCGCCGAGGAGGTCGCCGCCGCGGTGCCCGGCTCGCGCGTGGTGATCACCGGAGAGACGGGCGCCGACCCGCGGTCCTACCGGGTGGACTTCTCGCGCTTCCGCGCCGCGGTGCCCGGCTTCGACTGCGCCTGGACGGTGCAGCGGGGCGCGCTCGAACTCGCCGACGCCTACCGGGAGCACGGGCTGACCCGTCAGGACTTCGAGAACCGCTTCACCCGGCTGGCCGTGCTGCGTGCCGCGTCCGAGGCCGGAGTCGTCGACGAGACCCTCCGGAGGCGCCGATGA
- a CDS encoding PIG-L family deacetylase: MIRLGARRLERIAAVGAHCDDIAIGAGGTLLAMCRARPGIRVDALVLSGGGGEREQEERAALAAFCPDAELRLTVLELPDGRLPSRWEEAKAAVEELRAETDPDLVLAPRTDDAHQDHRCLAKLMTTAFRDHLVLGYEIVKWDGDLGRPAAYQPLSQEHAEDKVRLLQEHYPSQRRRPWYDREAFLGLARIRGIECHARYAEAFAVTKLTLDLGD, encoded by the coding sequence GTGATCCGGCTCGGTGCCCGGCGCCTGGAGCGGATCGCCGCGGTCGGCGCGCATTGCGACGACATCGCCATCGGCGCCGGCGGCACGCTGCTGGCGATGTGCCGGGCGAGGCCGGGCATCCGCGTCGACGCGCTGGTGCTCTCCGGCGGAGGCGGCGAGCGGGAGCAGGAGGAACGGGCCGCGCTCGCCGCCTTCTGCCCGGACGCCGAGCTGCGGCTGACCGTGCTCGAGCTGCCGGACGGCCGGCTGCCGTCGCGATGGGAGGAGGCCAAGGCAGCGGTCGAGGAACTGCGCGCGGAGACCGACCCGGACCTCGTGCTGGCTCCGCGGACCGACGACGCGCACCAGGACCACCGATGCCTGGCGAAGCTGATGACCACCGCGTTCCGCGATCACCTCGTGCTCGGCTACGAGATCGTCAAGTGGGACGGCGACCTCGGCCGCCCGGCCGCCTACCAGCCGCTGTCGCAGGAACACGCCGAAGACAAGGTGCGGCTGCTGCAGGAGCACTACCCCTCGCAGCGGCGCCGGCCCTGGTACGACCGCGAAGCCTTCCTGGGCCTCGCGCGGATCCGCGGAATCGAATGCCACGCGCGCTACGCCGAGGCGTTCGCCGTCACCAAACTCACTCTCGACCTGGGGGACTGA
- a CDS encoding glucose-1-phosphate cytidylyltransferase, whose amino-acid sequence MKVVLFCGGYGLRMRSGASDDIPKPMAMVGPRPLIWHVMRYYAHYGHTEFILCLGYGAHHIKNFFLTYEETASNDFVLRNGRTELLSTDIADWTITFAQTGIASPIGERLRRVREHLDGDEMFLANYADVLTDAPLPQMIERFTRRDAGASMMVVPPQSSFHCVELGEDGLVGGITAVSELPLWENGGYFVLRQEVFDHIPENGDLVADGCAGLAKHGRLVAHQHRGFWKPTDTVKERAALDTAYARGDRPWAVWERDGAGAEAYPSGSRLGVGAGA is encoded by the coding sequence ATGAAGGTCGTACTGTTCTGCGGCGGCTACGGGCTGCGGATGCGCAGCGGAGCCTCCGACGACATCCCCAAGCCGATGGCGATGGTCGGCCCGCGGCCGCTGATCTGGCACGTCATGCGCTACTACGCGCACTACGGGCACACGGAGTTCATCCTGTGCCTCGGATACGGGGCCCACCACATCAAGAACTTCTTCCTCACCTACGAGGAGACCGCCTCCAACGACTTCGTACTGCGCAACGGTCGGACCGAACTGCTGTCCACCGACATCGCCGACTGGACCATCACGTTCGCGCAGACCGGCATCGCCTCTCCGATCGGGGAGCGGCTGCGCCGGGTGCGCGAGCACCTGGACGGCGACGAGATGTTCCTGGCCAACTACGCCGACGTGCTCACCGACGCTCCGCTCCCGCAGATGATCGAGCGGTTCACGCGGCGCGACGCCGGCGCGTCGATGATGGTGGTGCCCCCGCAGTCCTCGTTCCACTGCGTCGAACTGGGCGAGGACGGGCTGGTCGGGGGCATCACCGCGGTGAGCGAACTGCCGCTGTGGGAGAACGGCGGCTACTTCGTGCTCCGTCAGGAGGTCTTCGACCACATACCCGAGAACGGCGACCTGGTCGCCGACGGATGCGCCGGACTGGCCAAGCACGGCCGGCTGGTGGCGCACCAGCACCGCGGGTTCTGGAAACCGACCGACACCGTCAAGGAGCGGGCCGCACTCGACACCGCCTACGCCCGGGGCGACCGCCCGTGGGCCGTGTGGGAACGGGACGGAGCGGGAGCGGAAGCGTACCCGTCCGGCAGCAGGCTCGGCGTCGGAGCCGGAGCGTGA